The following proteins are encoded in a genomic region of Tenacibaculum sp. 190524A05c:
- a CDS encoding quinol:cytochrome C oxidoreductase, giving the protein MYQFSGKLKMVAIVLMAVGLLGTVISFMDAPSSLEEAKEILAAQEASHHGGHGASHGDDTHHVDAGHKTEDKHSADHKETKADGHDNEKVSDHVKHEVGEHATETVADHAKHAGDTLVNETNKDHAEHIKDSTHAKETVAEHTDHVVGSHGDETVKEHKAHTEKADAAHAEAGGHHADAGHHGDHHAEHAFHQMQNRPWSAVYVSLLFFLGITLLVFAFYAAQRVAQAGWSIALFRVMEAITANIHYVSVIMLVFIILTVMHFNHLFPWMAEGTFTLGHENYDPIVDGKKWFMNVPGWVIRSIFYLLAWNGFRYIIRKKSIQQDNGDLKLHKNLYNLSVGFVVVFMITESMMSWDWIMGIDPHWFSTLFGWYVLATFLVSALTVICLVTLYLRAKGHLPMVNDSHIHDLAKFMFGFSVFWTYLWFAQFMLIWYADMPEETVYYALRFKEYIVPFIGMLALNFIFPILLLINSDFKTVPWILVIGGLFILVGHYVDLFVMIMPGTVGGQWGFGIGEISAFLFFLGLFIFATFTAFSKADPVAKGNPFLHESETHHYYIIEHRGEDNDAHH; this is encoded by the coding sequence ATGTACCAGTTTTCAGGAAAATTAAAAATGGTTGCTATTGTTTTAATGGCTGTAGGTTTGTTAGGAACTGTTATCAGTTTCATGGATGCACCGAGTTCATTAGAAGAAGCAAAAGAAATTTTAGCAGCTCAGGAAGCGTCACATCATGGTGGACATGGAGCATCTCACGGAGATGATACTCATCATGTAGATGCTGGTCATAAAACAGAAGATAAGCATTCAGCTGATCACAAAGAGACTAAAGCAGATGGTCATGATAACGAAAAGGTATCTGATCATGTAAAGCATGAAGTAGGAGAGCACGCGACAGAAACTGTTGCTGACCACGCTAAACATGCAGGAGATACTTTAGTTAATGAAACTAATAAAGATCATGCTGAACATATTAAAGATTCAACTCACGCAAAGGAAACAGTAGCAGAGCATACAGATCACGTAGTAGGATCTCATGGCGACGAAACTGTAAAAGAGCACAAAGCACATACTGAAAAGGCTGATGCTGCTCATGCTGAAGCTGGAGGACACCACGCTGATGCAGGACATCACGGAGATCACCATGCTGAGCATGCATTTCATCAAATGCAAAATAGACCTTGGTCGGCTGTTTACGTATCATTATTGTTTTTCTTAGGAATTACTTTATTAGTTTTTGCTTTTTATGCTGCGCAAAGAGTTGCTCAAGCTGGATGGTCAATCGCATTATTTAGAGTAATGGAGGCTATCACTGCAAACATTCATTATGTAAGTGTTATTATGCTTGTTTTTATCATTTTAACGGTAATGCATTTTAATCACTTATTCCCTTGGATGGCTGAAGGTACGTTTACACTAGGTCATGAAAACTATGATCCAATCGTAGACGGGAAGAAATGGTTTATGAATGTTCCAGGATGGGTAATTAGAAGTATCTTTTATTTATTAGCTTGGAATGGTTTCCGTTATATTATTAGAAAAAAGTCAATTCAACAAGATAATGGAGATTTAAAATTACATAAGAATCTTTACAATTTATCTGTAGGATTTGTAGTAGTATTTATGATTACAGAAAGTATGATGTCTTGGGATTGGATTATGGGTATTGATCCTCACTGGTTCTCAACATTATTCGGTTGGTATGTTTTAGCTACATTCTTAGTATCAGCATTAACAGTTATTTGTTTAGTTACATTGTACTTAAGAGCTAAAGGTCATTTACCAATGGTAAACGATAGTCATATCCATGATTTAGCTAAGTTTATGTTTGGTTTCTCTGTATTCTGGACATACTTATGGTTCGCACAGTTCATGTTAATTTGGTATGCAGATATGCCAGAAGAGACTGTTTACTATGCATTACGTTTCAAAGAGTATATTGTACCATTCATTGGAATGTTAGCTTTAAACTTCATTTTCCCAATCCTATTATTAATTAACAGTGATTTCAAAACTGTGCCTTGGATTTTAGTAATTGGTGGATTATTCATATTAGTAGGTCACTATGTAGATTTATTTGTTATGATTATGCCAGGTACTGTAGGTGGACAATGGGGATTCGGAATTGGTGAAATTAGCGCGTTTTTATTCTTCTTAGGATTATTCATTTTCGCAACATTTACGGCATTTTCTAAAGCTGATCCGGTTGCAAAAGGGAATCCTTTCTTACATGAAAGTGAAACGCACCACTATTATATCATTGAACACAGAGGAGAAGATAACGACGCCCATCATTAA
- a CDS encoding DUF3341 domain-containing protein, translating to MSTNKVIHALYNDDDILMDAVKKVRGEHHHIEEVYTPFPVHGLDKALGLAPTRLAITAFLYGITGTSIAIWLTWYTMIADWPQDIGGKPSFTWYENMPAFVPILFELTVFFAAHLMVITFYMRSRIWPFKEAENPDPRTTDDHFLMEIPVHDNEEDLKALLETTGAVEIKVVDKH from the coding sequence ATGAGCACTAATAAAGTAATTCACGCATTATACAATGATGATGATATCTTAATGGATGCCGTTAAGAAAGTAAGAGGAGAACATCATCATATTGAAGAAGTATATACTCCTTTCCCAGTTCACGGGTTAGATAAAGCTTTAGGTTTAGCTCCAACTCGTTTAGCAATTACTGCGTTCTTATATGGAATTACAGGAACGTCAATTGCAATTTGGTTAACTTGGTATACAATGATTGCAGATTGGCCTCAAGATATCGGAGGAAAGCCTAGCTTTACTTGGTATGAGAATATGCCAGCATTCGTTCCAATTTTATTCGAATTAACAGTATTCTTTGCAGCTCACTTAATGGTTATTACTTTCTACATGAGAAGTAGAATTTGGCCTTTTAAAGAAGCTGAGAACCCAGATCCTAGAACTACAGATGACCATTTCCTAATGGAAATTCCAGTTCATGATAACGAAGAAGATTTAAAAGCTTTGTTAGAAACAACAGGAGCAGTAGAAATTAAAGTAGTAGATAAGCACTAA
- a CDS encoding cytochrome c, protein MKSIKIVIALVIVTVFASCNDKRKPQVQYMPDMYVSVPYDANGTSSAGDVPVNRLPVAGTVSRNGVVAYDIPDTNDGYEKAKTELKNPLAKTEENLENGKKMYGIYCAVCHGKKGDGNGILMEREKFLGIPNYKDRDITEGSIYHVLMYGKNMMGSHSSQLTYKERWQVVQYVEKLRSELKK, encoded by the coding sequence ATGAAGAGTATAAAAATAGTTATTGCTTTAGTTATTGTTACAGTATTTGCTTCTTGTAACGATAAACGTAAACCTCAAGTACAATATATGCCAGACATGTATGTGTCTGTACCATACGATGCTAACGGAACTTCTTCAGCTGGAGATGTGCCAGTAAACAGATTACCTGTTGCTGGAACAGTTAGTAGAAATGGAGTTGTAGCTTATGATATTCCTGATACTAATGACGGATATGAAAAGGCTAAAACTGAGTTAAAAAATCCATTAGCTAAAACTGAAGAGAATTTAGAGAATGGAAAGAAAATGTACGGTATCTACTGTGCTGTTTGTCATGGTAAGAAAGGTGACGGGAACGGAATCTTAATGGAGAGAGAAAAGTTCTTAGGTATTCCTAATTACAAAGACAGAGATATTACTGAAGGAAGTATTTACCACGTTTTAATGTATGGTAAAAACATGATGGGATCTCATTCTTCTCAACTTACTTACAAAGAGCGTTGGCAAGTTGTTCAGTATGTAGAAAAATTAAGAAGCGAATTAAAAAAATAA